The Onychomys torridus chromosome 9, mOncTor1.1, whole genome shotgun sequence genomic sequence ACTTGCTGTGGGGCAACTTacaggggaggaaggatttattctgcTTATTGTTTGGAGGATTCAATCCCTCAGCACAAGAAGGGCATGGCAGAGTAACTCACTTCTCACCCCAGTGGTCCAGGAGGCAAAGAAACTGgtcctctgttttcttcctttcatcctcttcttccctcGAAACCTCCTACCCATGGGttttagcatgaatcttaaaagttcttattaataaaatcaaacctgaggccagttattggggtaaatgctggaagatcagagagacagaacaagccacagctacctcacctcgccatttcctcagctgatcctgtttcctcaggctggaaacctctgagtcctcatccagaatgggtctcagctgaactgctgctagaagcctgaaaacttaaccagctgaatgctgaaccagtcaaatgcttgtagtttctggtcttcacgccttatataatctttctctttctgcccccactccccactttaaagggattaaaggcgagtgtcaccaagcctggcagtttccaatgtggccttgaactcacagagatccgcctggctctgcctcccaagtgctgggattaaaggcatgcaccaccactgcccagcttctgctatggtttgttctgacccattttctagccaccatttttggctctgtatctagtggctgtctgttctctgatcctagataaatttattagggtgcacaatattttggggaacacaataccaccacaatgggtGGCTGTCCACATCCATGGTGGGTCTTCCTCCTTCGGTTAATCATCTTTGGCAAAgcatcacagacacacccagagtgTCCTTATCAATTTCCTAGGTCAGccattctcaaccttcctaatgattcAACCCTTTTAATACAGTATTTTATGTTGTagcccccaactataaaattatttttattgctacttcctaactgtaactttgctactgttatgaattgtaatgtaaatatgtgatatgtaggatatctgatatgtgactcctatgaaagggttgtttgactccAGGggttcacaacccacaggttgagaactgctgttctagttGAGTTGACAGTGAATATTAATTATCACACACTAGCAACTAGAAGCAGTTGGTCTACTTGGGAAGGAATCACAGGAATCATTAATGAAGGAATGAGGAGAATGGAGCTGGGTATCTTTAAAAGTCCAGTAGAGGTTTATTACTGGGCAGGCAACTGGAGATCCTTGGGGGAACTTCTAGAACAGAGCTCAAAACGTGGTTCTTCCAAGGCATGGGAAGGCTTTGGGTATTTCTGCCAGTTCCTTCCCTCATTGACCGAGATTTGCAAGCTTTAAGTCTCCAGTGTGTTCACGCTGCTCTGTGCACAGATTAGACAAACTCCAGGTGGGGTCTGAAGCCCTGGGTATTTCTTATTCTACAGTGATGGGCATTTAAGATAGACACTGTCAAGGCACAACTGGAAGAGACTACAGTGTCTGAGATGGACTTAGACATCAGCAGAAAGGATATGAGTAGATCACTGTATCTTCCACAGTTGAGGCAAAGGACAATTAAATAATATTTGGAAGGTAGAGCCAATAGGTCTTGATGAAAGATTGGTTATTAGGGTCAACAAGATGGTTTAGtagataaaggtacttgccactaagcctaTAACCTTAATTTAATTCCCAGGACCAACATGATGGGAAGTGAGAACTaactcttgcaagttgttctCCAAtatccacatgtgtgcagtgacgTGAATgggcacaagcacacacacaaaacaaataaatataaataaataagcaaaattaaaacaaggaAGGTGGGATACTAGGAGTAAGAAATAGGGGATATTACCACTTCTAGGTGAATAGGTACatgcaattaatggctgctgagagaggaaaaatCAGTGTTTTCCAGGGATCATCCCCCTGCTAGGCGTTTCAATCCCAAGTGGCCCTCCCTAAACACATGTATGTGGGAGCAACACTAGATGGGCTCAgtgggttgtatttatatatgcatatatgtaacaatCACAATAGAAGGgaagaagaggtcatggatttgaaaggGAGTGTGGGGGATACAGGCGAAGTTAGACTGGGGAGAGAGCaggatggaaatgatgtaaatagggtacccatgtataaaattataaaaaaatccaaataaaaaagagagggaattaaaacaatgtttatatttttgagcTTGCATTCCATTTTCTGAGCTTTAAACTATTGCCATGGGGGTAGTTGGGGGTTAATTGTAGCAGAGCAGAAGAGATGATTCTCATTTGGACATGCTGAGTCGGAGATGTCTGCAGTACAGCCAAGCATCAGCAAATGGGTTAGCAAATGGCATTTTCCTATCTTCATGTTAAACTATTCAGGTTTCAATTTGAAATTTTTGAAAGAAGTTTTGTGGAGCAAGTCCTAATTCTGATAATGAATGAagcttctccccccaccccaccccacaacaCACTGAAAGAGTGCATATCATATGGGGGTTTAAGTGGTGACTGAAAATAGCTTGGTGTTTGTTACTATCTGCTCTTCACTTAGTTGTTCTTGATCCTGTTAGTGAGTTCTATTAGTTTGTTTTCCTGTGAGGAAAGGGAACAATACACACTCTCTGAGTTGCTGCATCGGAATGGAAAATCAGGGCAACATTTTGAGGTTTCTTCTGAGTTGTTGCAGAGCCCAGGAGTCCATTGAGTATTGTCTTACACTGCTTTAGTTTGCTTTCAAAACTTACTGCCCTCCAATTATACTGTTGTTGCTGAGTTCAGTACTAAAGTGAATGTGCTTGCTTTCTGAAATGGAATTTTTAGATGATAAGAGCTTGTATTTGCCAAGTGTAATAAGCCAGATAGTTAGCTAATTATAGCATGGAACTCATCctgattatatatattttttctctccaTAGGCATATATCTTTGCATTTGGAGACACGCATCCTGTTTTTGCTCTATTTCAGAATGCATTTTTCAGTAGATGTTGAAAccacttacattttaattttctgaagcGGTTTCTTTGATGGTTATTTTATTATAGGAAGAAGTTTAGGACACCCAAGCCGATGGAGCCAGAGACAAAGATATGAAAGAGGTAAAGTCTGGTTTGGCTTTCTTTCATGGTGACCTTCTTCTTCCCCAAGGGCCATTCTCTGTCCTGGTGCTCGCTGCCAAGGTGCAGTGAGCTCCCACCTCCAGAGAGATATTTCTGTCAGAGTCACAGACCTGAGAGGCTTGTGAGTTTGCATGTGATGTTTGCTTCAGCCATACTTGTCTGTGAACTGTTGGCTATGTAGGGGGCTCTTGTCTACTTGGCAAAAATGGAAGAGGTGGGGAGCAAAATGGGGTCACAGCAAGACCAGATGCCCTGAGTTTACTTCTACTTTCATGGAGTGGAATGGGTTGAGAGTAACAGTGGACACTTGGTCCAGAGGACAGCCAAGAGGAAGTAGGGCAGTATGTGGTGGGACATCATTCTAGACCAGGCATTTTGCTGAGTCTTCTGcacatatattatttcatttaactgaataaatcaatacattttctttaaaatgtaatcaAGAGTAGACATTTCTAGAGGCAAGTTTTAAAGAAAGCATCCCTCATGCTGGCCCTTGGAACAGattcccttcctcttttttatctaaataattttaagaagtgatttgtgtgtttactttgtaAAAATACTGTCTTTTCTCAAAGAGAGACTATtctaataaaattagagattttGAATCTCaaattttttgagaaacaaaatagcttgcacatttcaaaataaaataatatttctatcattattttattttgaaaatttaaaagttacacttattggtttattttgtgtgtgggggcacatgcATGTGCTAAGgtgtatgtatggaggtcagataAACAACTTTCAGGCGTCAGTTCTCTTCATCCTATTAGATGggatgaggatcgaacctaggttGTTaaagacttggcagcaagcacctttgcctgctgagccatcttggtggcactcattgtttttatttggaaGGCTCAAGTCAGCAAATACACAGAGACAGCATGCTTTTAGAGTCTTCTGCTCTTCATTTGAAGGGGCTGACTTAAGAAAAGCTCCACTTGCTGTGGGATAGCTCCCTAGGGATCTGTTTTCTAGAGCTGGGTTTTCCTGGCTTGGGAGATAAAGTTGGTAACCGACAAAcattccttgtttgcttttcgaCCCTGAGGACTGGGCAGCCAGCTTGTCAGGCTCATGTGCAGTTTGGTTGCTTGGAGAAAGCACTGAACTTTGCACAGGCCGTGGGTGGTTTAGCACTTGTGTGCCTGACCTGCTGTTCAGCTTGGAGCTACCACTGGCTTCAATTATGACTTCAACAGGCTGCATTGAGGGAACCTCTATTCATTACAGCGGCTCGCTCTGTAATTAGTAATAAAGGCTCACAGGCACTTACAAACACAAAGGACTAAACAATAATCAAGCGGCAAAGGCAAGACATTGGgcttttcctcctctgtttctttcaAATTTGGTTCTTTCTACAAACTTCTTTCATTCCCTCCTTTAATGAGtaatctgggtttgattctcatcCTGGACTCTGATGATGTATTTATGGTGATCATGCTTTGTATAACTTGCTTATCCCTCAGTATCCTTATTTGCAAAGTAGAGTTAACCGTAGTTCCTGTGGCATGGAGGTAGTTGGAGAATTCAATTCACACAGAACACTCTGTGAAGAGCTTTGCATATAGAAAAGATTCCTCAGTAAATGCCAACCCTCATTATTAtcttcatttcaattttaaatgaaattgcgcagaagacatagacatagatggcttaatgttattttatcttttgCATTTTGGAGACAAGGccttacgtagcccaggctggccttcaactcctaGTCCTTCTACCTCtatttcccaagtactgggatgaaagtgccaccaggcctgacttaATGGCTGTCTTAAACCTTCCAAGGCACTCTACCCACTCCATCTTGCATCCATGCCTCCACTGATAATTAACGGTAGTATTTTATCAGTCTGGTTTCATGCAGTTCCACGGTTTTTCTGTTGAATATGTTAAAGCAAATCCTGGGCATTGTGTCATTTCATCCACAATATGtatcccccttccctttcttctgcgGTGCAGGGCAATCAAACTCAGAGCAAGTACTCCAGCACTGCCCCATGTCTCCAACCCACTGTGCATCCTTTTGATACTATCACCTCAAGAAGCAGTGGGATCTTCTTCAACTCAAGGCCAGCTCCTAAAGGGGTTACTGGGCTCTGCTAAAACCTCTACAAACGTTTGCCTAGTTAGTGGATGAGCAACTCAACTTTAGCTTTTCCTCACTCTTTGGTAAATGTTCACTTGGTATTTGTTGAAGGGGTAAACGAGGCCAGGAACTTCACATAGTAGCAGATGCACATGGAGTCATAAATATTTTCTACAAAGTCAACAAATGTTCTTACTTGTTGGGCAAGATTTTGCAGTACCCCAAATCCCACAGGCTCAGCATCACCAGAAGCCCTAACAATGCCTGAATAATTAGCTCTTGAAAGGAGGTTTAATTCTGGTACTGAAATTATTTGTGAATGTCTGACTTCAGGCAACTCCATGAAAAGCAATTAGCAGATTCTTCAAATACATGACAAATCCTTTATTACTGTGCTTATAAGTGACACGGCTTACAGAGAACCAAATGTAATTAAATAACATTAACTTGAAATCTACCACAGACTCAAGATCTACAAGTTGTTAGACTTGGCAAGGCAAAACTTCTCAAACATTAGGTTGTTTCTGGTGAAAGATAAAATTCCATTAAGCAATTccaacatgttttgttttgtttttttttgtccttACAGACAATCCTTTGGCAGTAACTTCCACTTagcttttattatataaaaatataacaaaatttcaGTATATACAAACATTACATTACACAATGTACAGGTTAAAAACACTAAGAAAATGGCAAGCCACAAGTGAAATTAAAGTGAATAGCatgataagaaaaattaaatactgcacacatttcataaaaattacattaactacatttttttttgtttgcaaaTACCAAACAGTACCAATGTGATTGGAAATAGCTTCCAACAACTTCATTTTAAGGCACATcttgcatatttatatatacaacaCTGAAACCGGTCAATAACTTAGGGACGTCTCAGGGTgacctgtatatgtgtgtgaagacATGCAGCATAAGATTACACATTTTCATTGGCTCCCTTCTTTGGGGACACATATCTGCCACCAGGAGGGGACTCATAGAGGGGTACTCCAATCTCCTGCAGGTCTGGGAGCCTCCCTGGACGGGGCGGGGAGAGCAAAGTGACTGTCCTGTCGTAGTCTCTATGCAGCACTTTCTCATAGACGCTCTGCAGCCCCACTGTCTTGGGCAGCTGGGCTTGGTAGTAATTGTCCCTGCGCAGAGGATCCCGGGGCAGGGATGTGCTCTTACAGAAGGTTGACATCTGGGCTGGTGGGTGAGGAGGCGGGTGTGCATTGGGTCCGGAACAGGATGGGCTCCAGCAGCGATCAGAATGACCCAGAATCTTGCACTCAGCAGTGCACGCCCACAGTCCTAGAAGAGAGACAGAGTTTCCTGAGGTTAGTACACGTAGGCCTCCATCGGCAGAATGCCAGCCAGGGTCAGGGCAGCTGAAGAGGAAGGTGCGTTTAAGAACTCAAAGGCACATGCTTTCCATAAAGATAACTTTATATAATGCAAAGCGTAGCTCTTTTGCTGGgaggaaaacagcaacaacaacatgaAAAAATAAGCAGAATACCCTGCTTCCATGGCTAGCATCGCAGCTAAAAGATGGGGGTCCGGCTGGGGTTGGAgtattgaagagagggaagagggagaggggctgggaaCAGAGGTTTCCAGGAGGCAAGCAGTTGGGAAGGGAAGGTGGACCGCTGGCCTGGGCTGGGGAGAAGCATCCTCACCACTCTGCATATGGTTGATGAGGTCCTTTTTCAATGCATCCCCGCTGATGTCGGAGTCACTGTCATTGAAATCACTGTCTCCTTTTCCGCTGTCTTTGCCGCTGAACTTCTCAGCTTCTCGGCCAGAGATGGTGTTGAATGAATGGCCCTTCCAAACCGCCACAGGGGGCGCAGGCTCCTTCCCGAAGCCCGGAGAGGCACCGTAGGGCTGCAGCggggaatggggagggggagagggggagaaggtgTGAGGGTTggacaaaacacaaaaaagcaaGTGCGACAGGTTAAGCGTCTGCCTGAGAGAGCCCACCCTTACCCCTCCTGTCTCCCTTCTCCCAGCCTGTCCGCGGAGCACGGAGAGGGGCGCCCAGCCGAAGGAAGGCCTCACCTCGGCGTGCGCGCCTCGGAGCCGCTGCTGCCCCTCGAAGTGACAGGCGCTTTCCCCAGTGGCGCTGCCGCCCTCCGAGCCCGGCACTTCGGCCGCGGCGACCGCGGGCGGGGGCGCGTCGGCCGCGGGGCTGCCAAAGGGCGCTTTGCCGCTGCCAGGGAAGGTGAGCACGTCGAACATGTTGGGCCTGGGCCCAGCTCCCCGGGCGGTCTCCTCCGGGGAGCCAGGGGCCGAGGCTCCGCCGCCCGCCGCCCCGGGCCGCTCTTCCCGGAGGGCCCCCCCTTTGCGCACCTCCTTCTTGCGGCGGTTGCAGGTGGTGGCGATGGCGATGATGGCGGCAAGCAGCAGCGTGCAGCTCCCGGCTAACACGATGATGACGATCAGCGGCGTGTCCCACTGCAGCGAAGGCCCCGACGGCGCGAGTCGAGAGCCAGGCGGCCGGGAGTGCTCCGGGTTCCCGGCACTGGCAGGCGCAGCTGGCCCGCCGCCCGCTGTTACCACGAAACTGACGGTTGCCGTCGTGGTGAGAGGGGGGCGGCCGCCGTCCGATAGGACCAGCAGGGCCTTGAACACGCGGCCGGGAGGCTCCTGAGAGAGGTCTCCCGTGAGCATGATCTCCCCCGTGCGGCGGCCTATGGAGAAGGCCTCGCGCGGCTCCTGCTGCAGCAGATCGAAGGCCAGTTCCCCGTTGGCGCCTTCATCTGCATCCCGGGCCTGGATGCGCGCCACAGCTATGTCCTTAGCAGTCCGTCCAGGCACTGCTACTTCCAGGGAGCCATTGGCCGGCGCCGGGTGCACGAGGACCGGGGAGTGGTCGTTCTGGTCCAGCACGCGCACTTGCACCAGAGCGTTGCTGGAAAGCTGAGGGGATCCGCCGTCGCTGGCCTGGATGCGCACGTCGAGCTGGCGCAGCGTCTCATAGTCAAAGCTACGCAAAGCGTAGATGGCCCCGGTAGCCGGGTCTACTGAGACATAAGTGGACACGGCTTCCCCGGAGCGACCCACTTCGGCCTCTACCAGCCTGTAGGTGACCTGACCGTTGCGGCCCAGGTCCGGGTCGCGGGCGGCCACTGTGGCCAGATAGGCACCTGGGGGGTTGTTTTCACGGACCGACACCTCGTAGACCGGTTTGGTGAAGAGCGGCGCGTTGTCGTTCTCGTCACCCACGCGCACGGTGTAGGGCCTCACGGTGCGCAGAGGGGGCGCGCCACGGTCCTCGGCCACCAGCGTCAGGTTGTACTCGGCGATGCGCTCCCGGTCCAAAGACGCCGCGGTGACCACCAGGTAGCTGCCCGCGTAGGCCGGCTGCAGCCGAAAGTGCTCGTGCCCGTAGAGGGCGCAGCGTACCTGCCCGTTGGCGCCCGAGTCCCTGTCCGAGGTGCTGACCAGCGCCACCAGGCTCTCGCGCGCCGCCCCCTCTGGCACCAGCGAGGTGGCGCCGGCTTCCTGGGTCCCGGGCCCCGCCGACGAGACCGCGTCCGCTCCTCCGagtgcggcggcggcggcggcggcggcgaagGGCGAGGCGGCTGGAGCCCCCGGGGCGGCCAGAGGGGTGATAGAAATATCGGGAGCGTTGTCGTTGACGTCTCGGATGCGCACGATGACCTTGCAGGTGGCTGTCCGGGGCCCCGGGCCTCGGTCTTGAGCCCGTACGTCTAGCTCGTACGTGTCCTGGCGCTCGTAGTCCACCTGCCCGGCCAAGGTGAGGCGGCCAGAGCGCGGGTCGAGGCGGAAGAGGTGGCGGGCTTCGGGAGGGGTGCGGGCGCCGAAGGTGAACACCACGTCGCCATTGGGACCCTCGTCGGGGTCCGCAGCGTCCAGGTCCAGCAGCAGCGATCCCACAGGTGCGTCCTCGGCCAATTCCACCTCGGCCACGGCACCCTGAGGGAAGGCCGGGCTGTGGTCATTGGCATCCAGCACACGCACGCTGAGTGCTGCTGTGGCGGAACGTGGAGGTCGCCCTCCGTCCTGAGCCACCAGCTCCAGACTGTAGGAAGCCTGACTCTCGCGGTCCAGCTCCTGTAGCAGCACCAGGTCTGCACACTGGGCACCATCCGCGCGCGTCTGGAGCTCCACGCGGAAGGGGCTGTGAGGCTCGGCCAGGCGTACACTCTGCAGCCCGTTGGCACCCACGTCCTCGTCCACAGGCACCTCCAGGGGGATGCGCGTGCCTACCGGAGCACTCTCTGAGACCTCCACGGGGATCTGGGCTCGGGGAAAGCGGGGCGCATGGTCGTTTATatccctcacctccacctccacgtGCACCAGTCGGAACTGCTCCTGCGAGAAGCTG encodes the following:
- the Pcdh8 gene encoding protocadherin-8 isoform X2, with the translated sequence MSPVKRGGSPCLFPLQLFSLCWVLSVAQSKTVRYSTFEEDAPGTVIGTLAEDLHMKVSGDTSFRLMKQFNSSLLRVREGDGQLTVGDAGLDRERLCGQAPQCVLAFDVVSFSQEQFRLVHVEVEVRDINDHAPRFPRAQIPVEVSESAPVGTRIPLEVPVDEDVGANGLQSVRLAEPHSPFRVELQTRADGAQCADLVLLQELDRESQASYSLELVAQDGGRPPRSATAALSVRVLDANDHSPAFPQGAVAEVELAEDAPVGSLLLDLDAADPDEGPNGDVVFTFGARTPPEARHLFRLDPRSGRLTLAGQVDYERQDTYELDVRAQDRGPGPRTATCKVIVRIRDVNDNAPDISITPLAAPGAPAASPFAAAAAAAALGGADAVSSAGPGTQEAGATSLVPEGAARESLVALVSTSDRDSGANGQVRCALYGHEHFRLQPAYAGSYLVVTAASLDRERIAEYNLTLVAEDRGAPPLRTVRPYTVRVGDENDNAPLFTKPVYEVSVRENNPPGAYLATVAARDPDLGRNGQVTYRLVEAEVGRSGEAVSTYVSVDPATGAIYALRSFDYETLRQLDVRIQASDGGSPQLSSNALVQVRVLDQNDHSPVLVHPAPANGSLEVAVPGRTAKDIAVARIQARDADEGANGELAFDLLQQEPREAFSIGRRTGEIMLTGDLSQEPPGRVFKALLVLSDGGRPPLTTTATVSFVVTAGGGPAAPASAGNPEHSRPPGSRLAPSGPSLQWDTPLIVIIVLAGSCTLLLAAIIAIATTCNRRKKEPYGASPGFGKEPAPPVAVWKGHSFNTISGREAEKFSGKDSGKGDSDFNDSDSDISGDALKKDLINHMQSGLWACTAECKILGHSDRCWSPSCSGPNAHPPPHPPAQMSTFCKSTSLPRDPLRRDNYYQAQLPKTVGLQSVYEKVLHRDYDRTVTLLSPPRPGRLPDLQEIGVPLYESPPGGRYVSPKKGANENV
- the Pcdh8 gene encoding protocadherin-8 isoform X1 translates to MSPVKRGGSPCLFPLQLFSLCWVLSVAQSKTVRYSTFEEDAPGTVIGTLAEDLHMKVSGDTSFRLMKQFNSSLLRVREGDGQLTVGDAGLDRERLCGQAPQCVLAFDVVSFSQEQFRLVHVEVEVRDINDHAPRFPRAQIPVEVSESAPVGTRIPLEVPVDEDVGANGLQSVRLAEPHSPFRVELQTRADGAQCADLVLLQELDRESQASYSLELVAQDGGRPPRSATAALSVRVLDANDHSPAFPQGAVAEVELAEDAPVGSLLLDLDAADPDEGPNGDVVFTFGARTPPEARHLFRLDPRSGRLTLAGQVDYERQDTYELDVRAQDRGPGPRTATCKVIVRIRDVNDNAPDISITPLAAPGAPAASPFAAAAAAAALGGADAVSSAGPGTQEAGATSLVPEGAARESLVALVSTSDRDSGANGQVRCALYGHEHFRLQPAYAGSYLVVTAASLDRERIAEYNLTLVAEDRGAPPLRTVRPYTVRVGDENDNAPLFTKPVYEVSVRENNPPGAYLATVAARDPDLGRNGQVTYRLVEAEVGRSGEAVSTYVSVDPATGAIYALRSFDYETLRQLDVRIQASDGGSPQLSSNALVQVRVLDQNDHSPVLVHPAPANGSLEVAVPGRTAKDIAVARIQARDADEGANGELAFDLLQQEPREAFSIGRRTGEIMLTGDLSQEPPGRVFKALLVLSDGGRPPLTTTATVSFVVTAGGGPAAPASAGNPEHSRPPGSRLAPSGPSLQWDTPLIVIIVLAGSCTLLLAAIIAIATTCNRRKKEVRKGGALREERPGAAGGGASAPGSPEETARGAGPRPNMFDVLTFPGSGKAPFGSPAADAPPPAVAAAEVPGSEGGSATGESACHFEGQQRLRGAHAEPYGASPGFGKEPAPPVAVWKGHSFNTISGREAEKFSGKDSGKGDSDFNDSDSDISGDALKKDLINHMQSGLWACTAECKILGHSDRCWSPSCSGPNAHPPPHPPAQMSTFCKSTSLPRDPLRRDNYYQAQLPKTVGLQSVYEKVLHRDYDRTVTLLSPPRPGRLPDLQEIGVPLYESPPGGRYVSPKKGANENV